Proteins encoded by one window of Micromonospora coxensis:
- a CDS encoding LLM class F420-dependent oxidoreductase, with protein sequence MKLGYTTGYWSSGPPAGVVEAIAEADRLGFDSVWAAEAYGSDCLTPLAWWGASTSRVRLGTNIMQMSARTPTAAAMAALTLDHLSGGRFILGLGASGPQVVEGWYGQPYPRPLARTREYIDIVRAVLARSGPVQYDGDFHQLPHRGGTGLGKPLKSTVHPLRTDLPIYLAAEGPKNVALAAEIADGWLPLFFSPKADGFYRAALAEGFARPGARRTPDEFEVAATVPIVVDDDVERAADRIRPFVALYVGGMGARSTNFHRDVIARLGYERECDLITEAYLAGDKQAAVAAVPTALVQDIALIGPAAKIKDEMQRWRETVITSLLVSGSPRQLRQIAELVH encoded by the coding sequence ATGAAGCTCGGATACACCACCGGGTACTGGTCCTCCGGCCCGCCCGCCGGCGTCGTGGAGGCCATCGCCGAGGCCGACCGGCTCGGCTTCGACTCGGTCTGGGCCGCCGAGGCGTACGGGTCGGACTGCCTGACCCCGCTCGCCTGGTGGGGCGCCAGCACCTCCCGGGTGCGGCTGGGCACCAACATCATGCAGATGTCGGCCCGCACGCCGACCGCCGCGGCGATGGCGGCGCTCACCCTCGACCACCTCTCCGGCGGTCGGTTCATCCTCGGGCTCGGCGCCTCCGGCCCGCAGGTCGTGGAGGGCTGGTACGGCCAGCCGTACCCACGGCCGCTGGCCCGCACCCGCGAGTACATCGACATCGTCCGCGCCGTCCTGGCCCGCAGTGGCCCGGTGCAGTACGACGGCGACTTCCATCAGCTTCCGCATCGCGGCGGCACCGGCCTGGGCAAGCCCCTGAAGTCCACCGTCCATCCGCTGCGCACCGACCTCCCGATCTACCTGGCGGCCGAAGGACCCAAGAACGTGGCGTTGGCCGCCGAGATCGCCGACGGCTGGCTGCCCCTGTTCTTCTCCCCCAAGGCGGACGGCTTCTACCGGGCCGCGCTGGCCGAGGGCTTCGCCCGACCGGGCGCCCGCCGCACGCCGGACGAGTTCGAGGTCGCCGCGACGGTGCCGATCGTCGTCGACGACGACGTGGAGCGGGCGGCCGACCGGATCCGACCCTTCGTCGCCCTGTACGTCGGCGGCATGGGAGCCAGGTCGACGAACTTCCACCGCGACGTCATCGCCCGCCTCGGGTACGAGCGGGAGTGCGACCTCATCACCGAGGCGTACCTGGCGGGCGACAAGCAGGCGGCCGTCGCCGCGGTGCCGACCGCGCTGGTGCAGGACATCGCACTGATCGGGCCGGCCGCGAAGATCAAGGACGAGATGCAGCGGTGGCGCGAGACCGTGATCACCAGCCTGCTGGTCTCGGGCAGCCCACGGCAGCTGCGCCAGATCGCCGAACTGGTCCACTGA
- a CDS encoding SCO6745 family protein, whose protein sequence is MADSRWQEPAALDPAVVRRAWRVAEPLHAMIYFVPEAHERYAALGVPEPAGYFASRAAALGPVGPGPVVASFFNFNPDLVARVLPAAWERTTPAAVLAARLEAADAALTRALGDAVHGPEMVEAAELLRRAAESAAAHPEGRPLFAAHAALPWPDQPHLILWQAQTMVREFRGDGHVAALVLAELTGLEALVLHAASGEVPVRFLRRTRGWSSAQWADAVERLRGRGLIEGDEPRLSDRGRAQRAWIEAATDRLATSAYTVLGADGCARLAELTRPMSRAVVDAGLLDVDNAVPPRADRVASRST, encoded by the coding sequence GTGGCGGACTCCAGGTGGCAGGAGCCGGCGGCGCTCGACCCGGCCGTCGTGCGCCGCGCCTGGCGGGTGGCCGAACCCCTGCACGCGATGATCTACTTCGTGCCGGAGGCGCACGAGCGGTACGCCGCACTCGGTGTCCCCGAGCCGGCCGGCTACTTCGCCTCCCGGGCGGCTGCCCTGGGACCGGTCGGACCGGGACCGGTGGTCGCCAGCTTCTTCAACTTCAACCCGGACCTGGTCGCCCGGGTGCTGCCGGCCGCCTGGGAGCGGACGACGCCGGCGGCCGTGCTGGCCGCCCGGCTGGAGGCCGCCGACGCCGCGCTGACCCGCGCTCTCGGCGACGCGGTGCACGGCCCGGAGATGGTCGAGGCCGCCGAACTGCTCCGTCGCGCCGCCGAGTCCGCCGCCGCCCACCCCGAGGGACGGCCACTGTTCGCCGCCCACGCCGCGCTGCCCTGGCCGGACCAGCCGCACCTGATCCTGTGGCAGGCCCAGACGATGGTGCGGGAGTTTCGCGGCGACGGGCACGTGGCCGCCCTGGTGCTGGCGGAGCTGACCGGACTGGAGGCGCTGGTGCTGCACGCCGCGTCCGGCGAGGTGCCGGTCCGCTTCCTGCGCCGTACCCGGGGCTGGAGCAGCGCGCAGTGGGCCGACGCGGTCGAGCGGTTGCGCGGGCGCGGGTTGATCGAAGGCGACGAGCCGAGGCTGAGCGATCGCGGACGGGCACAGCGGGCGTGGATCGAGGCAGCGACCGACCGTCTCGCCACGTCCGCGTACACCGTGCTCGGCGCCGACGGGTGCGCCCGCCTCGCCGAGTTGACCCGGCCGATGAGCCGGGCCGTGGTCGATGCCGGACTGCTCGACGTCGACAACGCCGTGCCCCCGCGTGCCGACCGGGTGGCGTCCCGCTCGACGTGA
- a CDS encoding nuclear transport factor 2 family protein, with product MTTVERFRAAVEAGDLAAFDGLFSPDVRFFSPVKFTPLEGARTVHGLLGVLLRTFEDFRYVGQLAGEVEIGTAGRPVESHVLIFRATVRGRQIHGLDLLQLDDDGLIQEFTVMVRPLSAVTTLSEAVVAGLTADGIAP from the coding sequence GTGACGACAGTCGAGCGGTTCCGTGCCGCCGTCGAGGCCGGCGATCTCGCCGCGTTCGACGGGCTGTTCAGCCCGGACGTGCGCTTCTTCAGCCCGGTGAAGTTCACGCCGCTCGAGGGGGCCCGGACCGTCCACGGGCTCCTCGGCGTGCTCCTGCGTACGTTCGAGGACTTCCGGTACGTCGGCCAGTTGGCCGGTGAGGTCGAGATCGGCACGGCGGGCCGGCCGGTCGAGTCGCACGTCCTCATCTTCCGGGCGACCGTCCGGGGCCGGCAGATCCACGGCCTCGACCTGCTCCAGCTCGACGACGACGGCCTGATCCAGGAGTTCACCGTCATGGTCCGCCCCCTGTCCGCCGTCACCACGTTGAGCGAGGCGGTCGTCGCCGGCCTCACCGCGGACGGCATCGCCCCGTGA
- a CDS encoding SHOCT domain-containing protein — protein sequence MKIAVREIASLVIGTIGIVLLGAGLNHVLDIGSCASGGSYAVARPCPEGTAVWFWLALTGALMWILGIIVSEQNFSAPGAGQILWTAGFAGGGVALLVKVLVQPSMPPDARLGASIVAAVFIPMGLVVGVVGLVQLVRQRRTTDGARTGAPRRRGAPTGAAPDRWSRFKALNDLRSTGALTREEFDALKADLTGGRPGGRRQPATDRVALIRQLADRRASGALSGDEFEAGKRSVLRGERTDSLDR from the coding sequence ATGAAGATCGCCGTACGTGAGATCGCAAGCCTGGTGATCGGCACGATCGGCATCGTGCTGCTGGGTGCCGGGCTGAACCACGTGCTCGACATCGGCAGTTGCGCCTCGGGTGGGTCGTATGCCGTCGCACGTCCCTGCCCCGAGGGCACGGCGGTCTGGTTCTGGCTGGCGCTGACCGGTGCGCTGATGTGGATCCTGGGCATCATCGTGAGCGAGCAGAACTTCTCCGCACCGGGCGCCGGGCAGATCCTGTGGACGGCCGGCTTCGCCGGCGGCGGCGTCGCCCTGCTGGTCAAGGTGCTCGTCCAGCCGTCGATGCCGCCGGACGCGCGGCTCGGCGCGTCCATCGTGGCCGCGGTGTTCATTCCGATGGGCCTGGTCGTCGGGGTCGTCGGGCTCGTGCAACTCGTCCGGCAGCGGCGGACGACCGACGGTGCCCGCACCGGTGCCCCACGGCGTCGAGGCGCACCGACGGGTGCCGCGCCCGACCGCTGGTCACGATTCAAGGCCCTGAACGACCTGCGGAGCACCGGCGCGCTCACGCGCGAGGAGTTCGACGCGCTCAAGGCCGACCTGACCGGCGGCCGGCCGGGCGGTCGGCGGCAACCGGCGACCGACCGCGTCGCCCTGATCCGGCAACTGGCCGACAGGCGGGCCTCGGGAGCCCTGAGTGGGGACGAGTTCGAGGCCGGCAAGCGCAGCGTCCTGCGCGGTGAGCGAACCGACTCGCTCGACCGGTGA
- a CDS encoding PadR family transcriptional regulator — protein MALRHAVLAALLDGEFSGYQLAKIFDVSLSNFWYAVPQQLYAELAKLEREGLIVGRQVIQRDRPNKRLFTVTDAGLAELAAFTATPSKPSSIREDLLVMVQAVDRLDPGPVIAQLEERAVTAAAKVEIFDQMLRRLRGELDEETFLREGDRIGPYLTCLRGRRFEQENREWCEQTAALLRARAPLPG, from the coding sequence ATGGCGCTGCGCCACGCCGTGCTGGCGGCCCTGCTCGACGGCGAGTTCAGCGGCTACCAGCTGGCCAAGATCTTCGATGTGTCGCTGTCGAACTTCTGGTACGCGGTGCCCCAGCAGCTCTACGCCGAGCTGGCCAAGCTGGAGCGCGAGGGGCTGATCGTGGGCCGGCAGGTCATCCAGCGGGACCGGCCCAACAAGCGCCTGTTCACGGTCACCGACGCCGGCCTCGCGGAGCTGGCCGCGTTCACCGCGACGCCGTCGAAGCCGTCGTCCATCCGTGAGGACCTGCTCGTCATGGTCCAAGCCGTCGACCGGCTGGACCCGGGCCCGGTCATCGCCCAGCTCGAGGAGCGCGCGGTCACCGCGGCGGCGAAGGTGGAGATCTTCGACCAGATGCTCCGACGGCTGCGTGGCGAACTGGACGAGGAGACGTTCCTGCGCGAGGGCGACCGCATCGGGCCGTACCTGACGTGCCTGCGTGGCCGCCGGTTCGAGCAGGAGAACCGCGAGTGGTGCGAGCAGACCGCCGCGCTGCTGCGCGCCCGGGCGCCACTGCCGGGCTGA
- a CDS encoding RNA polymerase sigma factor, with product MHRWKRVETVDVGSLTDAAVIQRSLRTPESFAVIFDRHAPYIHRYLARRLGAGIADDLVADTFLAAFRRRDRFDTAYPDARPWLYGIATNLVGQHRREEEREYRLRQAYVPALNEASHADRVSTVVTAQSLRHLLFDALAQLSTGDRDVLLLIAWEELTYEEAASALAIPVGTVRSRLHRARKLLRETLGSDPVNTIEEMSRNG from the coding sequence ATGCATCGCTGGAAACGAGTCGAGACCGTCGACGTCGGATCACTCACCGACGCGGCGGTCATCCAACGGTCCCTCCGGACCCCCGAGAGCTTCGCGGTGATCTTCGACCGGCACGCCCCGTACATCCACCGCTACCTGGCCAGGCGGCTCGGCGCCGGGATCGCGGACGATCTGGTCGCCGACACGTTCCTGGCGGCGTTCCGCCGTCGGGACCGGTTCGACACCGCCTACCCGGACGCCCGGCCGTGGCTGTACGGGATCGCCACCAACCTCGTCGGCCAGCACCGGCGCGAGGAGGAACGCGAATACCGGCTGCGGCAGGCGTACGTCCCGGCGCTGAACGAGGCGTCGCACGCCGACCGGGTCAGCACCGTGGTCACCGCGCAGTCGCTACGCCACCTGCTGTTCGACGCCCTGGCCCAGCTCTCCACCGGCGATCGCGACGTCCTGCTGCTGATCGCCTGGGAGGAACTGACCTACGAGGAAGCGGCCAGCGCCCTGGCGATCCCGGTCGGCACCGTGCGGTCACGACTCCACCGCGCCCGCAAGCTGCTCCGCGAGACGCTCGGCAGCGACCCCGTCAACACCATCGAGGAGATGTCGCGTAATGGATGA
- a CDS encoding RNA polymerase sigma factor, with the protein MTHAEPDERFTALYHAHHSQVYAYAVSRAGRKLADDVVGETFLVAWRRWDAVPAVPLPWLLGVARNVIRERYRDDIRQASLATELRAWVVEADADIADSVAERAAMLAALAGLAEDDREVLTLTAWQGLSAKAAARVVGCSTATFFVRLHRARRRLEQAMSDAVGVDRHRPVRLPDQEYAR; encoded by the coding sequence GTGACGCATGCCGAACCAGACGAGCGGTTCACCGCCCTCTACCACGCGCACCACTCCCAGGTGTACGCGTACGCGGTGAGCCGGGCGGGACGCAAGCTCGCCGACGACGTGGTCGGGGAAACCTTCCTGGTGGCCTGGCGCAGGTGGGACGCCGTACCTGCCGTACCGCTGCCGTGGCTGCTGGGCGTGGCCCGCAATGTGATCCGCGAACGCTACCGCGACGACATCCGCCAGGCGAGCCTCGCCACCGAGCTGCGCGCGTGGGTCGTGGAGGCGGACGCCGACATCGCCGACAGCGTCGCCGAACGTGCAGCGATGCTGGCCGCGCTCGCGGGCCTCGCCGAGGACGACCGGGAGGTGTTGACGCTGACGGCGTGGCAGGGCCTGTCCGCCAAGGCTGCGGCCCGCGTCGTCGGCTGCTCGACCGCGACGTTCTTCGTACGCCTGCACCGGGCCCGCAGACGCCTGGAACAGGCCATGTCCGACGCCGTCGGGGTGGACCGTCACCGCCCCGTCCGCCTTCCCGATCAGGAGTACGCCCGATGA
- a CDS encoding DJ-1/PfpI family protein codes for MRHRIAYIVVVMVAALVVPTAVGTPGVLRSTGEIHPRRVPTPDVALPERPAPVLDPGRPTVAIVLASAGANVADTLAPYEVFAATGRFNVVTVAPTSEPVTLTGGLDLVPDLSFADLAAQAPAQPDVIVVPQLEGPTAEVVQWLRAQRRTAAPLLMSVCVGAEVLADAGFLDGRPATSHWLKLIGLRRGEPDVGWTGGVRFVDDGDIITTAGVLSGIDGALRVVERLIGASEAERVSRALHWSGYRPGGAVTVAAEEPEPRDLVALLSAAYRWDRPTTGVLLTDGVGEIELAAAFRPYTELSYLARLRAFSVDGRAVRSRHGLTFLPRSAWNATEPGYDRVLVPGGPSDPHAVLGDPSIPVVVLHRAGEFPFDGALRDIAGTYDVATARWVAKSVQYPVPDAELRGPRWPWRLTAVPLLLAGIGAGAVILVGGVLRRRATARRELS; via the coding sequence ATGCGCCACCGCATCGCGTACATCGTCGTCGTCATGGTGGCGGCGCTCGTGGTGCCCACCGCCGTCGGGACGCCGGGCGTCCTGCGGTCGACCGGCGAGATCCACCCCCGGCGCGTCCCGACGCCGGACGTCGCGCTGCCCGAGCGTCCGGCGCCCGTCCTGGATCCGGGCCGGCCCACCGTGGCCATCGTGCTGGCCTCGGCGGGCGCCAACGTCGCCGACACACTCGCCCCGTACGAGGTGTTCGCGGCGACCGGCCGGTTCAACGTGGTGACCGTGGCGCCGACATCGGAGCCGGTGACACTGACGGGCGGCCTGGACCTCGTACCCGACCTGAGCTTCGCGGACCTGGCTGCCCAGGCCCCGGCGCAGCCGGACGTCATCGTCGTGCCGCAACTCGAAGGTCCCACGGCCGAGGTGGTGCAGTGGCTACGGGCGCAGCGCCGCACGGCAGCCCCGCTCCTGATGAGCGTGTGCGTGGGCGCCGAGGTGCTCGCCGACGCCGGGTTCCTCGACGGCCGCCCGGCCACCTCGCACTGGCTCAAGCTGATCGGGCTGCGCCGCGGCGAGCCGGACGTGGGCTGGACCGGCGGTGTCCGGTTCGTCGACGACGGCGACATCATCACCACCGCGGGGGTGCTGTCCGGGATCGACGGTGCGCTGCGCGTCGTGGAACGGCTCATCGGCGCCTCGGAGGCCGAACGGGTGTCCCGGGCGCTGCACTGGTCCGGCTACCGGCCCGGCGGCGCGGTCACCGTCGCGGCCGAGGAACCGGAGCCACGTGACCTGGTGGCACTGCTGAGCGCCGCCTATCGATGGGATCGGCCGACGACCGGCGTGCTGCTGACCGACGGCGTGGGAGAGATCGAACTGGCCGCCGCCTTCCGGCCCTACACCGAACTGTCCTACCTGGCCCGCCTCCGGGCGTTCAGCGTCGACGGCCGGGCCGTCCGGTCACGCCACGGCCTGACATTCCTGCCCCGATCCGCCTGGAACGCGACGGAGCCGGGCTACGACCGGGTGCTGGTGCCCGGCGGTCCGTCCGATCCGCACGCCGTCCTGGGCGACCCGTCGATCCCCGTGGTCGTGCTGCACCGTGCCGGCGAGTTCCCCTTCGACGGCGCGCTGCGCGACATCGCCGGCACGTACGACGTCGCCACCGCTCGCTGGGTCGCCAAGTCCGTGCAGTACCCGGTGCCGGACGCGGAGCTGCGCGGTCCCCGGTGGCCGTGGCGTCTCACGGCGGTGCCGCTGCTGCTGGCCGGCATCGGCGCGGGCGCGGTGATCCTGGTCGGCGGCGTCCTGCGGCGGCGGGCGACAGCGCGACGAGAGCTGAGCTGA
- a CDS encoding CU044_5270 family protein — protein MDDLQLLRQLGAETPPATPETLSPARNRLMAAATPAPTTIRRPTRRSWRGVLGGVAAAGVAAAVTSVLVLAPDQFGGDAPAARADATQVLRSAATAALQVPDATPRADQFIYRRTQDGPSIHESWLSVDGTRDGLVRESAAGKRTETPVPGCRDGRAALVKGGEVLPGRTEPCTPEPAYRPDMPTDATAMRAYLATHGSGEPGSVNAAGKDVMYFAESYLRPASRAALYEAAAAVPGLRTVENVTDGAGRSGIGIAWPSTRGEGDIVLVFDAETYAFLGTSGTSSVQALTVVDKAGQTG, from the coding sequence ATGGATGACCTGCAACTGCTCCGGCAACTCGGCGCGGAGACCCCGCCGGCGACCCCCGAGACGTTGTCCCCGGCCCGCAACCGACTGATGGCCGCGGCCACCCCCGCTCCCACCACGATCCGGCGTCCGACCCGACGGAGCTGGCGGGGAGTGCTCGGTGGGGTGGCGGCGGCGGGTGTCGCCGCGGCGGTCACCTCGGTGCTCGTGCTCGCCCCCGACCAGTTCGGCGGTGACGCCCCGGCCGCCCGGGCCGACGCCACCCAGGTGCTGCGCAGCGCGGCGACGGCGGCGCTCCAGGTGCCGGACGCCACCCCCCGGGCCGACCAGTTCATCTACCGCCGCACCCAGGACGGTCCGTCGATCCATGAGAGCTGGCTGTCGGTGGACGGCACCCGCGACGGCCTGGTGCGGGAGTCCGCCGCGGGCAAGCGCACGGAAACACCCGTTCCGGGCTGCCGCGACGGGCGGGCCGCCCTGGTGAAGGGCGGTGAGGTGCTACCGGGCCGGACCGAGCCGTGCACCCCGGAACCCGCGTACCGCCCCGACATGCCGACCGACGCAACGGCCATGCGCGCCTACCTGGCCACGCACGGCAGCGGCGAACCCGGTTCGGTGAACGCCGCCGGCAAGGACGTCATGTACTTCGCCGAGAGCTATCTGCGGCCGGCGTCACGGGCCGCGCTGTACGAGGCCGCGGCAGCGGTGCCGGGTCTGCGCACCGTCGAGAACGTCACCGACGGCGCGGGCCGGTCCGGCATCGGCATCGCCTGGCCGTCGACGAGGGGTGAGGGGGACATCGTCCTGGTCTTCGACGCGGAGACCTACGCCTTCCTCGGCACCTCGGGCACCTCGTCCGTGCAGGCCCTCACCGTCGTCGACAAGGCCGGTCAGACCGGCTGA
- a CDS encoding GlxA family transcriptional regulator, giving the protein MGTTRRVLVVGYPAAELLDIACVTASLQMANYLRGQAIYGLRLASPGGAAVRTATGLVVNAEIALERARGPLDTLVVSGGIGYVDAMQDERLVAHVRRLGREARRVASVCTGAGVLAAAGLLDGRRAATHWHHAAYLQARFPQVAFDSDPIFISEGDVCTSAGVTAALDLMLAFIEADEGPALARDVSRHLVTYLQRPGNQAQMSIFTAPPAIRHSLVRESVSYISSHLGEDLSAEALARLAGVSQRHLARLFLKEIGLTPARFVRRARVEAAGHLLTRTDLTVEAIAGRCGFGTAEALRQAFLDTYGVSPSHYRATGSTSGGRTGATAPPDGRQGGVSSGSAGPVPRPTRSTRHAPPVAPGDRPGAS; this is encoded by the coding sequence GTGGGGACCACACGTCGTGTTCTGGTCGTCGGCTATCCCGCAGCCGAACTGCTCGACATCGCCTGCGTCACGGCGTCGCTGCAGATGGCGAACTACCTGCGGGGGCAGGCGATCTACGGGCTCCGGTTGGCCTCACCCGGCGGCGCCGCGGTCCGCACCGCGACCGGGCTGGTGGTCAACGCCGAGATCGCCCTCGAGCGGGCTCGTGGCCCGTTGGACACGCTCGTCGTCTCGGGTGGGATCGGCTACGTGGACGCGATGCAGGACGAGCGGCTCGTCGCCCACGTCCGCCGACTCGGCCGGGAGGCGCGCCGGGTGGCGTCGGTGTGCACCGGCGCCGGCGTGCTGGCTGCGGCGGGACTGCTCGACGGGCGGCGGGCCGCGACGCACTGGCACCACGCGGCGTACCTGCAGGCGCGGTTTCCGCAGGTGGCGTTCGACAGCGATCCCATCTTCATCAGCGAGGGCGACGTCTGCACATCGGCGGGTGTGACGGCAGCGCTGGACCTCATGTTGGCGTTCATCGAGGCCGACGAGGGTCCGGCGCTGGCCCGAGACGTGTCCCGCCATCTGGTGACCTATCTCCAGCGGCCCGGCAACCAGGCACAGATGAGCATCTTCACGGCCCCGCCCGCGATCAGGCACTCGCTGGTGCGCGAGAGCGTCTCGTACATCTCGTCGCACCTCGGCGAGGATCTCTCGGCCGAGGCGCTGGCACGGCTCGCCGGTGTCAGCCAGCGGCATCTCGCCCGGCTGTTCCTCAAGGAGATCGGCCTGACACCGGCCCGGTTCGTACGGCGGGCCAGGGTGGAAGCGGCGGGGCACCTGCTGACCAGGACCGACCTGACGGTCGAGGCGATAGCCGGCCGCTGCGGCTTCGGGACCGCCGAGGCCCTGCGCCAGGCGTTTCTCGACACCTACGGCGTGTCGCCGTCGCACTACCGTGCCACCGGGTCGACGTCCGGCGGCCGGACGGGCGCCACGGCGCCGCCGGACGGGCGTCAGGGTGGGGTGTCGTCCGGGTCCGCCGGCCCGGTGCCACGCCCGACCCGATCGACCCGACACGCGCCGCCCGTCGCTCCTGGCGACCGCCCTGGGGCGTCCTGA